Genomic window (Mycolicibacterium smegmatis):
GTCCGCCGGCTACTCGCCGACCGTGGTGAATCTCACGTGTTGTTGTCGACACCCGAGATCAACGGCGAGGCCAATCGGGCCTGGCGTCTGTACCGGCGCCTGGGGTTCACCGACGTGATCCGCGGCTACCACTTTGCCGGCGACCCCCGCGCGTTCGCGATCCTCGGCCGGCCCCTGCCCCTGTAGGCCACACGCGCTTCCTGTCGAACCGAGGCGGCCCGATCTGGCACGATGACCTCCGTGCGCGTCCGTCGACCCAGCCGCAGCCGACGCAGGCTGCTCGTGTTGGTGATGTTGCTGCTGCTGGTGTTGCCGACGGCGGTCGGCTGCGTCCGGATCCGGGCCTCCATCACGGTGTCGCCCGACGACCGGGTGTCCGGGCAGATCATCGCTGCGGCCAAACCCAGCGACGCCGACGACAAGGGTCCGCAGCTGGTCAACAACCTGCCGTTCGCGCACAAGGTCGCGGTGTCGGAGTACAGCCGCGACGATTACGTCGGCTCTCAGGCCGTGTTCTCCGATCTGTCGTTCGCCGAGGTGCCGCAGCTGGCCGCGCTGAGCCGTGACGCCGCCGGTGTCGACATCTCGCTGCGCCGCGCGGGCGACCTCGTGATCCTCGAAGGCCGCGTCGACCTCACGTCGATGAACGACCCGGAGGCCGACGTGCTGCTGACGGTGTCGTTCCCCGGCGACGTGACCTCGACCAACGGCGATCAGGTGACGTCGTCGATCGTGGAATGGAAACTGCGCCCCGGCGTCGTGAGCACCATGAACGCGCAGGCCCGCTACACCGACCCCAGCGCGCGATCGTTCACCACGGCGGCGATCTGGCTGGTCATCGCTGCTTTCGTGGTCGCGAGCGTGGTCGCCGGCCTGGCCTACGTGAGCCGCGACCAGTCTCCCAAACCGGGCGAGCCGGCGCCCACCGAAACGTGACGGCGACCGACCGCCGGGCTGCCCGATCTCGTTTCCGCCATCCTCGCCTACTCCTGACCCGGTACGACGCTTTACCCTGGATGGGCTCGGGGGCACTGGCAACACACCTGGCAACACATAGAGAAAGGGGCGGGCGCTGAGCGTGGATACAGCGGCACCGTCAGCCGTCGAGTTGGCCGGCGCCGTCACCGAACAGCTGCGCGAGTACCTGCGCGAACGTCGCAGTGACTGCGCATACATCGGTCCGGTGTACGCCGAACTGACCGCAGGAGTCGAGGAGTTCGTCCTGCGCGGCGGTAAACGTGTGCGGCCCGCGTTCGCCTACTGGGGCTGGCGCTCGGTGATCGAACCGGCCGACGCAGTGGCCGGTCCCGACGTGCTGCGCCTGTTCTCGGCGCTCGAGCTGCTGCAGGCCTGCGCGCTGATCCACGACGACGTCATCGACGACTCCGCGACGCGCCGCGGCCTGCCGACCGTGCACCGGTTGTTCACCGAACAGCACCACGAGCGCGGCTGGCTCGGTTCGGAACGGCAGTTCGGCCTCTCGGCGGCCATCCTCGCCGGCGACCTCGCACTGTCCTGGGCCGACGACATCGTGGCCGGCGCCGACCTGCCCGTCGACGCGCACCGGCGCGTTCAGACGGTGTGGCGCCACATCCGCACCGAGGTGCTCGGTGGCCAGTATCTCGACATCGTCACCGAATCCAGCGGCGACGAGTCGGTGGCCTCGGCGCTCAACGTCAACACCTTCAAGACCGCCTCCTACACCGTGGCGCGTCCGCTGCAGCTCGGTGCGGCCGCGGCCGCCGACCGGCCGGACGTGCAGGAGCTCTTCCACCGCATCGGCAACGACCTCGGTGTCGCGTTCCAGCTGCGCGACGACGTGCTCGGTGTGTTC
Coding sequences:
- a CDS encoding LppM family (lipo)protein, with translation MTSVRVRRPSRSRRRLLVLVMLLLLVLPTAVGCVRIRASITVSPDDRVSGQIIAAAKPSDADDKGPQLVNNLPFAHKVAVSEYSRDDYVGSQAVFSDLSFAEVPQLAALSRDAAGVDISLRRAGDLVILEGRVDLTSMNDPEADVLLTVSFPGDVTSTNGDQVTSSIVEWKLRPGVVSTMNAQARYTDPSARSFTTAAIWLVIAAFVVASVVAGLAYVSRDQSPKPGEPAPTET
- the idsA2 gene encoding bifunctional (2E,6E)-farnesyl/geranyl diphosphate synthase, whose product is MDTAAPSAVELAGAVTEQLREYLRERRSDCAYIGPVYAELTAGVEEFVLRGGKRVRPAFAYWGWRSVIEPADAVAGPDVLRLFSALELLQACALIHDDVIDDSATRRGLPTVHRLFTEQHHERGWLGSERQFGLSAAILAGDLALSWADDIVAGADLPVDAHRRVQTVWRHIRTEVLGGQYLDIVTESSGDESVASALNVNTFKTASYTVARPLQLGAAAAADRPDVQELFHRIGNDLGVAFQLRDDVLGVFGDPAVTGKPSGDDLRSGKRTVLLAEALELADASDPAAAALLRRSVGTELSDTQVRELCDAIESVGALAAVEQRIETLTRDALDVLAAANVHPQAKAGLSELARSAANRTA